A stretch of the Ignavibacteriota bacterium genome encodes the following:
- a CDS encoding general secretion pathway protein GspG, with protein MVVLVIIGVLVLLALPKLLPIVTKAKTTEAKLMLKQVHTLEQSYKFEHDRYTQQLNEIGFEQDKLVSDGGQARYKIEIVSADEKTYIAQATSLIDFDNDGTYNIWIVDETGVVKEKITD; from the coding sequence ATGGTGGTTCTCGTCATCATCGGTGTGTTGGTGTTGCTGGCGTTGCCAAAATTACTACCAATCGTTACCAAAGCAAAAACAACCGAGGCGAAGTTGATGCTCAAACAAGTTCACACGCTTGAGCAATCGTACAAATTTGAACATGACCGTTACACACAGCAACTCAATGAAATCGGATTTGAGCAGGATAAACTTGTCTCGGATGGTGGGCAGGCACGGTACAAGATAGAGATAGTTTCGGCAGATGAAAAAACGTACATCGCCCAAGCAACATCTCTCATAGATTTTGATAATGACGGAACGTACAATATTTGGATTGTGGATGAGACGGGTGTGGTAAAAGAGAAGATTACTGATTGA
- a CDS encoding prepilin peptidase, whose product MSILTLIGLSLGSFINVCVYRLPRGISVVRLSSFCPSCNRDLKWYELIPVLSFVFSKGKCRKCLSAISFQYPLVELFVAALTSVLFLVYGPTQEFLTRLTFLLLAIPIAIIDWKHFIIPNKILLMSYALGIIGIIGMEEEILISSIISSISSFVLMFVIMLAGDWLFKKPSMGFGDVKLAGLIGLFLGFQNFLVAFWFAALLGTAYGLVHHFRLQKINPQFHPPQAGKAIPARRTCSLAGGRNPKLPFGSFLAFSSSIVLIFQTPINNMLESWLTLMQ is encoded by the coding sequence TTGTCCATATTGACCCTGATAGGATTGTCTCTTGGCAGTTTCATTAATGTTTGTGTCTATCGGTTGCCGCGAGGAATTTCCGTTGTTCGTTTGTCATCGTTTTGTCCTTCATGTAATAGAGATTTGAAATGGTATGAACTGATTCCTGTCCTCAGCTTCGTGTTTTCAAAAGGGAAATGCAGAAAGTGTTTATCGGCAATTTCGTTTCAGTATCCTTTGGTTGAGCTGTTTGTTGCCGCACTTACCTCTGTATTATTTCTCGTTTACGGACCTACACAAGAGTTTCTCACCAGACTCACGTTTCTTCTCCTTGCAATCCCTATTGCAATTATTGATTGGAAGCATTTCATCATCCCGAATAAAATATTATTGATGAGTTATGCACTTGGAATTATTGGCATTATTGGAATGGAAGAAGAAATCTTGATTTCAAGTATCATTTCTTCCATAAGTTCATTTGTTTTGATGTTCGTTATCATGCTGGCTGGCGACTGGCTGTTCAAGAAACCAAGTATGGGATTTGGCGATGTGAAGTTAGCGGGACTCATCGGGTTGTTTCTCGGATTCCAAAACTTTCTTGTTGCTTTCTGGTTCGCCGCTTTGCTTGGAACAGCATACGGTTTAGTCCATCACTTTCGATTGCAAAAAATTAATCCGCAATTTCACCCGCCTCAGGCGGGCAAGGCAATCCCTGCCCGCCGAACTTGTTCTTTGGCAGGCGGGCGAAATCCGAAATTACCGTTCGGTTCTTTCCTCGCCTTCTCTTCAAGTATCGTTCTCATATTTCAGACTCCTATCAACAATATGTTAGAGTCATGGTTGACCTTGATGCAATAA
- a CDS encoding type II/IV secretion system protein, translated as MVDLDAITIPQETLNLIPKNTALEFSVLPLLTENGSLTVALLENHAKEIINDLAFLTGKKIKKELVPSEKLVTAIHRCYGVTDVEARKTSLAKRTDFISVKETERKLEADSDESVVGLVNRIISDAIQMGASDIHIEPYERSFRVRYRLDGVLHEVLHPSLEKAKPLISRLKIMADLDIAEKRRPQDGRIRVNNGERVIDIRVSTLPTDFGEKVVLRILDKSQVQLDLAQLGFEEKELKLFQRTIRLPYGMILVTGPTGSGKTTTLYAALNYINKPDVNITTIEDPIEYNLQGINQTHVRSDIGVTFAAALRAILRQDPNIIMLGEIRDSETAEIAIRAALTGHLVLSTLHTNDAVSAITRLIDMGIEPFLVASSVKMILAQRLLRKLCPECKSPMQPKSEQLEELLTKSNRRESQWFGPKGCPLCNHVGYRGRTAVYEVLPIHNGLSDMIGQGMQTSSLRLKVQESGMLTLRDAALRKSERGETSLDEVLRETMI; from the coding sequence ATGGTTGACCTTGATGCAATAACGATTCCGCAAGAGACGCTCAACCTGATTCCAAAGAATACTGCTTTGGAGTTTTCTGTTCTCCCGTTGTTGACAGAGAACGGAAGTTTAACTGTTGCTCTGCTGGAGAATCATGCGAAGGAAATCATCAACGACCTTGCATTTCTTACCGGGAAAAAAATTAAGAAAGAACTTGTTCCTTCCGAGAAATTAGTAACAGCAATACATCGTTGTTACGGAGTCACCGATGTAGAAGCACGCAAAACTTCGCTTGCCAAACGGACGGACTTCATTTCGGTCAAAGAGACGGAACGAAAACTTGAAGCAGATTCTGATGAGTCGGTAGTCGGGCTTGTGAACAGAATCATTTCTGATGCGATTCAAATGGGAGCGAGCGATATTCACATTGAACCGTACGAACGTTCGTTTCGTGTCCGATATAGGCTCGATGGTGTTCTGCACGAAGTGTTACATCCATCGTTGGAAAAAGCAAAGCCGCTTATTTCCCGTCTTAAAATCATGGCAGACCTCGACATTGCAGAGAAGCGCAGACCGCAGGACGGGAGAATCAGGGTGAACAACGGTGAGAGAGTCATAGATATCCGTGTATCAACATTGCCGACAGATTTCGGTGAGAAGGTTGTTCTTCGCATTCTTGATAAGTCGCAGGTACAACTTGACCTTGCGCAATTAGGGTTTGAAGAAAAAGAATTGAAATTATTCCAGCGAACAATACGGCTGCCATACGGAATGATTTTGGTTACCGGACCAACCGGTAGTGGTAAAACGACAACACTCTACGCGGCTCTTAATTATATCAACAAACCGGATGTTAACATCACCACAATCGAAGACCCGATAGAGTACAATCTTCAAGGTATCAATCAAACACACGTGCGGAGCGATATTGGAGTAACATTTGCAGCAGCATTGCGTGCAATTCTTCGACAGGACCCGAACATCATCATGCTTGGGGAAATACGAGATTCTGAAACGGCTGAAATTGCAATTCGTGCGGCGTTGACCGGACATCTTGTGCTTTCGACGCTTCATACAAACGATGCTGTCTCGGCAATTACCCGTTTGATTGACATGGGAATCGAACCGTTTCTTGTTGCATCTTCTGTGAAAATGATTCTCGCTCAGCGGCTGCTCAGAAAACTTTGTCCTGAATGTAAATCTCCGATGCAACCCAAGAGCGAACAACTAGAAGAACTACTCACGAAATCGAATAGAAGAGAATCGCAATGGTTTGGACCGAAGGGTTGTCCATTGTGTAATCATGTTGGCTATCGAGGAAGAACCGCTGTGTATGAAGTTCTCCCCATCCACAATGGATTGAGTGACATGATTGGACAAGGAATGCAGACTTCTTCGTTGCGATTAAAAGTGCAGGAATCGGGCATGTTAACTTTGCGAGATGCCGCGTTGAGAAAATCTGAACGGGGTGAAACCTCTCTTGATGAAGTATTACGAGAGACTATGATATAA
- a CDS encoding OmpH family outer membrane protein produces MQKIQFKSLFNYKVGILLVVALVAYTAVMTTMEFRKTTKVGYINTASLMEKYPAALKAREELNKKTEEWKKNLQTLETELTQLNQDLVQNAAKWKQDVLAQKQETMKKKQAEYAQYNRAISEKAAKTEAELFQPVYNDLNLKIADYGKHEGYDIILGTMSGGNILFAQDGVDLTQKFLDYTTGATTVASKN; encoded by the coding sequence ATGCAAAAAATTCAATTCAAATCGCTGTTTAATTACAAAGTTGGAATTCTCCTGGTCGTTGCACTTGTAGCATATACGGCAGTGATGACAACTATGGAATTTCGAAAAACAACAAAGGTCGGTTATATCAACACCGCTTCTCTCATGGAAAAATACCCGGCAGCCCTCAAAGCTCGTGAAGAACTCAACAAAAAAACTGAGGAGTGGAAAAAGAATTTACAAACATTGGAAACGGAGCTTACCCAGCTTAATCAGGATTTAGTGCAAAATGCCGCGAAGTGGAAACAGGATGTCCTTGCTCAGAAGCAGGAGACCATGAAGAAGAAGCAAGCAGAGTATGCGCAATATAACCGGGCGATTTCCGAAAAGGCTGCAAAAACCGAAGCCGAGTTGTTTCAGCCGGTGTATAATGACCTGAACCTGAAGATAGCGGATTATGGAAAGCATGAAGGCTACGATATTATTTTAGGAACGATGAGTGGCGGAAATATCTTATTTGCTCAGGATGGCGTTGACCTGACGCAGAAGTTTCTTGACTATACAACAGGCGCAACGACTGTTGCATCCAAGAATTAA
- a CDS encoding RHS repeat-associated core domain-containing protein: MVNTCVPGRTVTAVRTFCVGNPPEFQNPQITLVADNQIRFSVQNTSSPTNAYKWSLDNSEWSSVITLSANGDESLSNGILIDVGMLQKGTHTLHFKGAYEIGIGGLCYAWSYQMDVSFQFIFQNSVKTQSIFYPLQSSEENAETDISNLSQTKKSEAISYADGLGRASQTVSFKSSPLGNDVITHVEYDEYGLQTKSYLPFTKGNNDGGFRYYAQTEQGAFYNTPPTGVASTSSPFSQSVVERSPLLRVQEQGAPGADWRTGQATPHTIRTAYGTNTDNNVRKWEVDNNGNLIHGGYYAVGELYSTTTTDENSHEAIIFKDKSDQEILKRSFVGGGTPVNVETYYVYDDLGNLRFIIPPQALDQFPSSPDQPTIDNMRSKWVTKYNYDGYNRVVEKITPEGGTVSTIYDQAGRVVLTQDENMKSDKNWFFTRYDKLGRVVMTGIYHDESTTPDRISRQGMQNFIDGLGIFYAKRDESDIGYSLDDGFAVEEANIWTITYYDDYDFDSDGSDDVQFNSESEFSSQDQAGSGDYSEYWITGHTAFFRIKDKVTKTKTRILGIQQSVFTGESYSSCPTSPSTLYYKGNSIKLLPGFRTNPGQSVHIGANVTPPAGSEQYWIESAMFYDTYGRVIQTQTKNHLGGLDVASTQYDFSGKVLRTKLTHMKGNIPNPEVVVKQRFTYDNAGRLINTYQSNNGATEVLISKLEYNELSQLITKKLHSTNGGSTFLQSIDYKYNERGWLVSMNNPTDLSDANAISNDLFAFNLLYNDITISGLNNSPLYNGNISSMIWKSTGASQRQAYAYTYDELSRLTAANYATYASQWNAMPAYAEKDIEYDLNGNIKRMKRNKDNGDEIDNLWYHYDAAAPNKLTGVQDGAMNTAGYDFINNVWPYGAYHYDNNGNMIEDEDKGITIEYNDLNLPTTITWTDGRKLKLLYTATGSKLRMMTYDATGTMTEQREYVNGFEYKQGANPYLQQLPMSEGRVVNGGTGFQYEYSLKDHLGNVRVTFVPGVDAQGQPKAQLQDETFYYPFGLTEAQQISGEQNRYLYNGKELVNNHNLQWYDYGARWYDPQLGRWHVIDPLDEYHSPYVYVGNDPVNMIDPTGMGEEDPDEPAPNLPIYVMDPVDVVADRIIDGRYDINRATYWDFANDFLFDGFQGKEYFFEGGMLWSKYDMFTPSMLTGVPPDISTTGMKFSVKTARELLKGWHKGTFRSAASSLKYHLKKHGAGRGMEQYVKDAKDFFKQNYNKGQIVTLKDGTPGILIRTQGGGQGGYFTLDGKPVSFWYK; this comes from the coding sequence ATGGTAAATACCTGTGTTCCAGGACGTACTGTAACAGCCGTTCGTACGTTCTGTGTTGGAAATCCACCCGAATTCCAAAATCCTCAGATTACGTTGGTAGCGGATAATCAAATTCGATTTAGTGTTCAAAATACAAGTTCTCCCACAAATGCCTACAAATGGAGTCTTGATAATAGTGAATGGTCATCAGTAATAACCTTAAGTGCGAATGGCGATGAGTCTCTCTCAAACGGTATTCTTATTGACGTTGGGATGCTGCAAAAAGGTACACATACGTTACACTTCAAGGGTGCGTATGAAATTGGTATTGGCGGTTTGTGTTATGCCTGGTCATATCAGATGGATGTTTCCTTTCAGTTTATTTTTCAAAACTCTGTCAAAACCCAATCAATATTTTACCCATTACAATCGAGCGAAGAAAACGCGGAAACAGACATCAGCAACCTTTCACAAACAAAAAAATCTGAGGCAATATCGTACGCTGATGGACTTGGTCGTGCATCGCAAACAGTGAGCTTCAAATCATCTCCTTTGGGAAACGATGTGATTACACATGTTGAATACGATGAATATGGCTTGCAGACAAAATCATATTTGCCGTTCACAAAAGGAAACAATGATGGAGGGTTCAGGTATTACGCTCAAACCGAGCAAGGTGCATTTTATAATACTCCTCCCACAGGAGTTGCAAGTACAAGTTCTCCATTTAGTCAGTCTGTTGTCGAAAGGTCTCCATTGCTAAGAGTTCAAGAGCAAGGAGCCCCCGGTGCAGACTGGCGGACCGGACAAGCAACTCCACATACCATACGCACTGCGTATGGAACAAACACGGATAATAATGTTAGAAAATGGGAGGTTGATAATAACGGTAATTTAATTCACGGTGGGTATTATGCTGTTGGTGAACTATATTCCACAACGACGACTGATGAAAATAGTCATGAGGCTATCATATTCAAGGATAAATCTGATCAGGAAATATTAAAACGCTCTTTTGTCGGAGGCGGGACGCCGGTTAATGTTGAAACGTATTATGTTTACGATGATTTGGGTAATCTCCGGTTCATTATTCCACCGCAAGCGTTAGACCAATTTCCATCATCTCCGGATCAGCCAACGATTGATAATATGCGTTCAAAATGGGTAACAAAATATAACTACGATGGATATAATAGGGTGGTTGAAAAAATTACTCCCGAAGGTGGTACCGTTTCCACAATTTATGACCAGGCAGGACGTGTTGTGCTGACTCAGGATGAAAATATGAAGAGCGACAAGAATTGGTTTTTCACCCGGTACGATAAATTGGGGAGAGTTGTTATGACCGGTATTTACCATGATGAGAGTACAACTCCCGACCGTATCAGTCGCCAGGGAATGCAAAATTTTATTGATGGATTAGGAATTTTTTATGCAAAAAGAGATGAAAGCGATATTGGATATTCACTTGATGACGGGTTTGCCGTTGAGGAAGCGAATATCTGGACGATAACATATTACGATGATTATGATTTTGATTCAGATGGCTCAGACGACGTACAATTTAATTCTGAATCAGAGTTTAGTTCACAGGACCAAGCGGGCAGTGGAGACTATTCTGAATATTGGATTACAGGTCATACGGCTTTCTTTAGAATAAAAGATAAGGTTACAAAAACGAAGACAAGAATACTCGGTATTCAACAAAGTGTTTTTACCGGAGAAAGTTATAGCTCCTGCCCGACATCTCCTTCAACACTTTACTACAAAGGTAATTCCATTAAACTGCTGCCGGGGTTTCGCACCAACCCCGGGCAAAGTGTTCATATTGGAGCTAATGTTACACCCCCGGCGGGAAGTGAGCAATATTGGATCGAATCGGCAATGTTCTACGATACGTATGGAAGAGTTATCCAAACACAAACGAAGAACCACCTTGGCGGCTTAGACGTTGCCAGCACGCAATACGATTTCTCCGGAAAAGTTCTTCGGACGAAACTTACACACATGAAAGGCAACATCCCCAATCCTGAAGTGGTTGTAAAACAACGGTTCACATACGATAACGCAGGGCGGCTTATCAATACCTATCAATCGAATAATGGTGCAACGGAAGTATTAATTTCAAAATTGGAATATAACGAGCTGAGTCAACTCATCACCAAGAAGTTGCACTCGACCAACGGAGGAAGTACCTTTCTACAAAGTATAGATTACAAATATAATGAACGGGGTTGGTTAGTCTCAATGAATAATCCCACAGATCTTAGTGATGCAAATGCCATCAGTAACGATTTGTTTGCTTTCAATTTATTGTACAATGATATTACTATTTCAGGTCTGAATAATTCCCCTTTATACAATGGCAATATATCAAGCATGATATGGAAATCCACCGGAGCGAGCCAGAGACAAGCATATGCTTATACTTATGATGAGTTGAGCCGTTTAACTGCGGCAAACTATGCGACGTATGCATCGCAATGGAATGCGATGCCCGCGTACGCCGAGAAGGATATTGAGTATGACCTCAATGGAAATATCAAACGGATGAAGCGTAATAAAGATAACGGTGATGAAATTGATAACCTCTGGTATCATTATGACGCGGCGGCTCCTAATAAACTGACGGGGGTGCAGGATGGAGCAATGAACACAGCAGGGTATGATTTTATCAATAATGTTTGGCCCTATGGCGCTTATCATTATGACAACAACGGCAATATGATTGAAGATGAGGACAAAGGCATTACCATCGAATACAATGATTTGAATTTGCCTACTACCATTACATGGACAGACGGACGAAAGCTCAAGTTGCTTTATACCGCAACAGGAAGTAAATTGCGCATGATGACGTACGATGCAACAGGTACAATGACAGAACAGAGAGAGTATGTAAACGGCTTTGAATACAAGCAAGGGGCAAACCCCTATTTACAACAACTCCCCATGAGCGAAGGAAGAGTGGTGAACGGCGGGACGGGTTTCCAGTACGAGTACTCCCTCAAAGACCACCTCGGCAATGTGCGGGTGACGTTTGTACCGGGTGTAGATGCGCAAGGGCAACCTAAAGCACAATTGCAAGATGAAACCTTTTACTACCCCTTTGGTTTAACGGAAGCACAACAAATAAGCGGCGAGCAGAACCGCTACCTCTACAACGGCAAAGAACTTGTGAATAACCACAACCTCCAGTGGTACGACTACGGCGCACGCTGGTACGACCCGCAACTTGGAAGGTGGCATGTGATTGACCCATTAGATGAATACCATAGCCCGTATGTTTATGTAGGAAATGACCCTGTTAATATGATTGACCCTACTGGTATGGGTGAAGAAGATCCGGATGAACCAGCTCCCAATCTTCCTATTTATGTGATGGATCCTGTTGATGTTGTTGCAGATCGAATAATTGATGGTCGCTACGATATCAATAGGGCGACATACTGGGACTTTGCAAATGACTTCCTTTTTGATGGTTTTCAAGGAAAGGAGTACTTCTTTGAAGGTGGAATGTTATGGAGTAAATATGATATGTTTACTCCCAGTATGCTTACAGGTGTTCCACCTGATATATCAACTACAGGCATGAAATTTTCCGTTAAAACCGCGCGAGAATTGTTGAAAGGTTGGCACAAGGGAACTTTTCGCTCTGCAGCATCCAGCCTGAAATACCATCTGAAGAAACATGGTGCAGGTAGAGGTATGGAACAATATGTTAAGGATGCTAAAGATTTTTTTAAACAAAATTATAATAAAGGACAAATAGTCACACTTAAAGATGGTACGCCAGGGATTCTGATACGAACTCAAGGAGGCGGACAAGGTGGTTATTTTACTCTTGACGGTAAACCAGTTAGTTTCTGGTACAAGTAA